A stretch of the Halorussus salinus genome encodes the following:
- a CDS encoding type 2 periplasmic-binding domain-containing protein: protein MTDTIAVAVPRKGRPLEAVLQRVADEADAEGVADEIISTLRYEKAVTKGNQTPERDAYDRLAEYSHLDDETRPDFTLLRDDRAGKPRRIVFDSVDVPVGDVTLRLVGREEPFRSLRKHDFALGFDSADLVLEEVVELRPDPLTRIADVNARIDPHDTDVRVVAGMGDTVYHTLMATPELLGQGDRPTREFLHDYEGELCISPRYERLVEAVVGTRNSESFDFAYPDEDEEEEAAIAETGAGVYLTVTGSTAREHGLVVGEELFPSETVLMENYEESGAVAEEVKELFARAETETEMAIY from the coding sequence ATGACCGACACGATTGCCGTCGCGGTGCCGCGCAAGGGGCGGCCGCTGGAGGCGGTCCTCCAGCGAGTCGCCGACGAGGCCGACGCCGAGGGCGTCGCCGACGAAATCATCTCGACGCTCCGCTACGAGAAGGCCGTCACGAAAGGCAACCAGACGCCCGAACGGGACGCCTACGACCGACTCGCCGAGTACAGCCATCTCGACGACGAGACGAGGCCGGACTTCACGCTCCTGCGCGACGACCGGGCGGGCAAGCCCCGTCGCATCGTCTTCGACAGCGTGGACGTGCCCGTCGGCGACGTGACGCTCCGACTGGTCGGCCGCGAGGAGCCGTTCCGGTCGCTCCGCAAGCACGACTTCGCGTTGGGCTTCGACAGCGCCGACCTCGTGTTGGAGGAGGTCGTGGAACTGCGCCCGGACCCGCTCACGCGCATCGCGGACGTGAACGCCCGCATCGACCCCCACGACACCGACGTTCGCGTCGTCGCGGGGATGGGCGACACCGTGTATCACACGCTGATGGCGACCCCCGAACTCCTCGGGCAGGGCGACCGGCCGACCCGCGAGTTCCTGCACGACTACGAGGGCGAACTCTGCATCTCGCCGCGCTACGAACGCCTCGTGGAGGCGGTCGTCGGCACGCGCAACAGCGAGAGCTTCGACTTCGCGTACCCCGACGAGGACGAGGAAGAGGAGGCCGCCATCGCCGAGACCGGCGCGGGCGTCTACCTGACCGTGACCGGTTCGACCGCCCGCGAACACGGACTGGTCGTCGGCGAGGAGTTGTTCCCGAGCGAGACGGTCCTGATGGAGAACTACGAAGAGAGCGGCGCTGTCGCCGAAGAGGTCAAGGAGCTGTTCGCACGCGCCGAGACCGAGACCGAGATGGCGATCTACTGA